The Nicotiana tabacum cultivar K326 chromosome 1, ASM71507v2, whole genome shotgun sequence genome segment ACAACAGTACATGAAGACACAGGCTGTAGTAGATGCACTTGCTATCGTGTTACAAGAGTGGAAAGTATTTGAATTGAGGAATGGATATAAGGTGAAGCTTCGAGCAATACAGGGTATTGGTTACACATTTTCTGGTGTCATTGAAGTGGTTGAGTTGGTTGCATGTCATAGATTACATCATGGCCTGGGCGATGCATTAATTTATGGTATTCTCTTGAACAAGTATGGGTTTGTAGGGCAGGTTATAACTGAACATAATCTTATAATGCAGCAGAGTTCTAATCTAGATCGAAAAGATCATGGTTATAGTTGGTTGATAGCAGGTGCAATGAAAATATTTAGTGGAGAGCGCACTTCTAAAACTGTTTACCAGTTCTTCAAGGCGGATAATTCTAGCTTCAATGGGTGTGCGCATGTTAAGGAGTTGGGACAAGAACTCACGGTTATAGGTCTTGCTATGCATACTGATACAAAAGTTGAATTTGTGAACATATCTTCAATGGCTAGTTCTGGTGTTAATAACAGGGCAATAATCATTGTGGGTAAAGGCAATATTGTCTTAGTTAGTGATGAAAATGGTACCAGCAAAACTGGAACTACTACAACGTTTATGCTTATGCGCTATCTTGCCTATTTTGGTGGTCATAGAACCATTGAAATGCGGGCTGTGGAACAGGTTTTGGAGTCATATCCAGTTCTTGACGCACTTGGCAGTACCAAAATAGTTATAAATACCAAATCAAACCATCAAAGTGAATTTATGGAGATTCAGTTTGTCCGAAATGGAAGGACAATTGATGTAGCACCCAAGGATGAGATCAAAAGGTGTAATTTGGGGCATCCAGAATCATTTCACCATCTCAACCATTTAAAATTCTATGAACTCCTAGCTGTTCGTGTTGCTCAGAATACTTTTGAGACAAGGATGGCTATGAACATTATTGGTATTAGCAAGAAAGAGCAGGAAGCAATTTTAAGAGTTATGGCACTGGTTTTTCATCTTGCTGCCCGTGGCACACATTCGTGCCTCGTCGAACTCGCCATTATGATATTAGTGTTGCTCTGTTcgaaccttgaggacaaggttcttATTGAGGTCGGGAGTATTGTTATGAATCGGCCCCAACCCAATATGGATACCAACAAGGATGACACGCAAATAGACATTGGGCCAAGAAGAAGCAATTGGGCCAGGCCTTCACCATTGTTAATATGGGATCCATGTTGATTAAATAGTATCGGGTACCCCTATCAGTAGGAGGTTGAATTATGTGCGAAGGCATTTCTGTGTTTCTCATCTTGACTCTTCTGGCATCTCATCTCCTTCTTCCATCTATCTTCTCATCCCAATCCTTATCTCTATTCTTAGTTTCTTGTTATTTCAGtagttttcattgtaattcagtAGCTTAAGAGTTATAATCAGTGTTCCGATTCTTATTAATATAGTGAGGAGTTTCACCATTGTTACATTGATGCTTTCATCGATTCGAATTCCAATGGACATCGTGGTACTAGATAAATTCATTGGCATCAACCTAGAGGGCTGGGTTTATCGAGCGGACGGTACTTCACATACCTTGGCTTCTCCGAGAAGGACTGGTTACCCCTTCCTTACTTCTACCTTGAAGGTAATGCCCTCACTTTGTTCGATTGGCTATTTCGCAATAAGCAATTCCACGATTGGAAGCATTTCAAGGATAAGCTATTTCTACATTTTCGGAATCACAACTTCAGTGCTTTGATAGGGCAGTTGGACAAACCTTCACGTGCTTGTTTAACCGAATTGGGTTATGCAACAATAGTCCCACCAGAGGACCAAGTGTCTTCCTTTCTCGATTGCCATATCCCCAACTCATACGGGTGCCAGTCTACTTTGGAAGATGAAACTTTAAATGCGAACCATCTGTTCGTTGAAAGGCTATTTACAGTTGTGAGCCTTGAAAGTCACGATTGTATATATGTAATATTTGACCCTCCCTAAGATTCTACACATTTtagcataaaatatttaatttaggtttactatcgctattctaaatagtgttgactcttttactttattttatcacaaaaaataaaaattacaaaaaatatatttttttcttttatttagctaattaatattttatctagttacttttaatttatctacctcacataaaattcaaaatacaaaaaaatagttccaCTTTGTTTTCAGAAATATTGTTTTAATTTTACAatgattttttcaattttaatcttttagtatgatatttgaaaaataccaaaaataagtttgttttaacggttagttttattttaacagatattttacttaagtaggattaattagtaaataatGTAGTATTTTTGGTCTTATTGTACAAGAAAGAGTATGAAATTTGAGGCTAATTTGTTGGTCTTAATTGAAAAGGTCCAATTCCGGATAGTCCAAAATATTGAGCCCATACCCATTCCTcatttgacctaacctaattcctaccccctataaaataatacaataacaacaacccagtaaaatcccacaagtggggtctggggagagtagtgtgtacgcagaccttacccctacccctaaggggtagagaggctgtttccaaaagaccctcggctcaagataaaaaagacaaaaggagagaGTATTAGATTCACCACGGAGATCATAGGGAAAAAGGAACATAAAATTCagaagaaaaatgcaaagcaaaaaCGATGGCTAGTAAATGGATCATGCgtcgaaaatagaaaatagtaagacacgacattacccctagctatcttagacaaaacccCACCGGACTAGGCTCACAAAGGTACAAAGTAACgtaagactcaactacctcctaccctacaaccgtaatactcgacctccataacttcctatcaagtgtcatatcctcggaaatctgaagcctcgccatatcctgcctgatcacctctccccaatacttcttaggcctccctctacctcttctcgtgccttcCATAACCAGCCGCTCACACATCCTTACTGGAGCATCTGTGCTTCTCCTCTGTACATGCCCGAACTATCTGAGCCTCGCGCATcctgtcatcaatgggagccacgtgcaccttctcccgaatatcatcatatcttatccatcctagtgtgcccacacatccacctcaacatcctcatttctgctactttcatcttttggatatgtgagtttttaacaggccaacactcagtTACATCATGGCTGATCTAACCACCgatttatagaacttacctttgagtatcgttggcactctcttgtcacacaagactccagatgctaacctctaCTTCATCCATCCTTCCCCAATACGGtgcgtgacatcctcgtcgatctcccctcccccgtggataaccgaaccaaggtacttgaagctgcctctacttgggataacctgtgactcaagcctcacatccacgtccACTTCCCCCGGCCCAGCGCTGAACTTACTCTCTAGGTATTTCGTCTTCGTTCTGCTTAGCTTGAAATTCTTAGACTCAAGAGTCTGTCTCCAAACTTTCAATCTCTCGTTAACACCGACTCGTGACTCAttaatcagaactatgtcatcagcgaatagcatgcaccCTGACACTTCCCCTTAAATATGGTTTGTTATCGCATCCATCACCAGGACGAATAAGAACGGACTAAGCGCagagccttggtgtaaccccatttcaACCGGAAAGggctcagagtccccttctactgtCGAAACCcaagtcttagccccatcatacatatccttaattgCCATAACATAAGGAACCGACATACCttttgcctccaagcatctcTAGAGAACTTCTTTAGGAACCTTgccatacgctttctctaggtcaataaacaccatgtgcagatccttctttctctctctgtatagttccaccaacctcctaacaaggtgtatagcttatgtggtggaacgacccggcatgaacccgaactggttgtcaaatacagacactgtcatcctcactctcgcttcaaccaccctcttccatactttcatggtatgactcagtaatttgatacccctataaatgttacaactctggatatcacattttttcttatataatggaaccatcgtactccaccttcactcatccggcatcctcttcgcctaaaaaataacattaaacaaaccAGTCAACCACTCCCCACCTGCTCTCcctacacacttccaaaattccaccgaaATTTCGTCTGGCCTGGTCGCTCTGCCCCACCTTTGTGCATGGGATCATGGAGTAAGTTCCGAGTTCATGCCTTTAACAGGTTCTATAGAAAACGTGGAGGCACATACACTATTTGACGCAATTGGAAAAAGATTGGAGTTGTTTATTTGCAAAATTATCTGATTGGGAGCAGTTAGGTGGAGTTGAATTTGGTGTTGTGACCTGTTATGCCATGtatattgatatatatttttGGGTGTCCAAGAATATTGAGGATCCACATCTTGATAAATTTTTTGTGGAGTCTGAGTGTGGACTTCCACTAAAAGAACATGCTCTAGTTCATAAAACAATGTTTACTTCTCTGTATATTATCTTTGATCCTGGTGGGGTTAATAATTCTCTTTGTGCGACGAGCAAGCAACTTCTATTTAGACTAATGAAAGACTTAAGTACAGAAAATTATGACATCATACAATAGTACATGAAGACGCAGGCTGTAGTAAATGCACTTGTTGTCGCGTTACAAGAGTGGAAAGTATTTGAATTGAGGAATGGATATAAGGTGAAGCTTCGAGCAATACATGGTGCTGATTACACATTTTCTGGTGTCATTGAAGTGTTTGGTTTCACGTCATAGATTACATCATAGCCTAGGCGATGCATTAATTTGTGGTATTCTCTTGAACAAGTATGGGTTTGCAGGGCAGGTTATAACTGAACATAATCTTATAATGCAGCAGAGTTCTAATCTAGATCGAAAAGATCATGGTTATAGTTGGTTGATAGCAGGTGCAATGAAAATATTTAGTGGAGAGCGCACTTCTAAAACTGTTTACCAGTTCTTCAAGGCGGATAATTCTAGCTTCAATGGGTGTGCGCATGTTAAGGAGTTGGGACAAGAACTCACGGTTATAGGTCTTGCTATGCATACTGATACAAAAGTTGAATTTGTGAACATATCTTCAATGGCTAGTTCTGGTGTTAATAACAGGGCAATAATCATTGTGGGTAAAGGCAATATTGTCTTAGTTAGTGATGAAAATGGTACCAGCAAAACTGGAACTACTACAACGTTTATGCTTATGCGCTATCTTGCCTATTTTGGTGGTCATAGAACCATTGAAATGCGGGCTGTGGAACAGGTTTTGGAGTCATATCCAGTTCTTGACGCACTTGGCAGTACCAAAATAGTTATAAATACCAAATCAAACCATCAAAGTGAATTTATGGAGATTCAGTTTGTCCGAAATGGAAGGACAATTGATGTAGCACCCAAGGATGAGATCAAAAGGTGTAATTTGGGGCATCCAGAATCATTTCACCATCTCAACCATTTAAAATTCTATGAACTCCTAGCTGTTCGTGTTGCTCAGAATACTTTTGAGACAAGGATGGCTATGAACATTATTGGTATTAGCAAGAAAGATCAGGAAGCAATTTTAAGAGTTATGGCACTGGTTTTTCATCTTGCTGCCCGTGGCACACATTCGTGCCTCGTCGAACTCGCCATTATGATATCAGTGTTGCTCTGTTcgaaccttgaggacaaggttcttATTGAGGTCGGGAGTATTGTTATGAATCGGCCCCAACCCAATATGGATACCAACAAGGATGACACGCAAATAGACATTGGGCCAAGAAGAAGCAATTGGGCCAGGCCTTCACCATTGTTAATATGGGATCCATGTTGATTAAATAGTATCGGGTACCCCTATCAGTAGGAGGTTGAATTATGTGCGAAGGCATTTCTGTGTTTCTCATCTTGACTCTTCTGGCATCTCATCTCCTTCTTCCATCTATCTTCTCATCCCAATCCTTATCTCTATTCTTAGTTTCTTGTTATTTCAGtagttttcattgtaattcagtAGCTTAAGAGTTATAATCAGTGTTCCGATTCTTATTAATATAGTGAGGAGTTTCACCATTGTTACATTGATGCTTTCATCGATTCGAATTCCAATGGACATCGTGGTACTAGATAAATTCATTGGCATCAACCTAGAGGGCTGGGTTTATCGAGCGGACGGTACTTCACATACCTTGGCTTCTCCGAGAAGGACTGGTTACCCCTTCCTTACTTCTACCTTGAAGGTAATGCCCTCACTTTGTTCGATTGGCTATTTCGCAATAAGCAATTCCACGATTGGAAGCATTTCAAGGATAAGCTATTTCTACATTTTCGGAATCACAACTTCAGTGCTTTGATAGGGCAGTTGGACAAACCTTCACGTGCTTGTTTAACCGAATTGGGTTATGCAACAATAGTCCCACCAGAGGACCAAGTGTCTTCCTTTCTCGATTGCCATATCCCCAACTCATACGGGTGCCAGTCTACTTTGGAAGATGAAACTTTAAATGCGAACCATCTGTTCGTTGAAAGGCTATTTACAGTTGTGAGCCTTGAAAGTCACGATTGTATATATGTAATATTTGACCCTCCCTAAGATTCTACACATTTtagcataaaatatttaatttaggtttactatcgctattctaaatagtgttgactcttttactttattttatcacaaaaaataaaaattacaaaaaatatatttttttcttttatttagctaattaatattttatctagttactttaatttatctacctcacataaaattcaaaatacaaaaaaatagttccaCTTTGTTTTCAGAAATATTGTTTTAATTTTACAatgattttttcaattttaatcttttagtatgatatttgaaaaataccaaaaataagtttgttttaacggttagttttattttaacagatattttacttaagtaggattaattagtaaataatGTAGTATTTTTGGTCTTATTGTACAAGAAAGAGTATGAAATTTGAGGCTAATTTGTTGGTCTTAATTGAAAAGGTCCAATTCCGGATAGTCCAAAATATTGAGCCCATACCCATTCCTcatttgacctaacctaattcctaccccctataaaataatacaataacaacaacccagtaaaatcccacaagtggggtctggggagagtagtgtgtacgcagaccttacccctacccctaaggggtagagaggctgtttccaaaagaccctcggctcaagataaaaaagacaaaaggagagaGTATTAGATTCACCACGGAGATCATAGGGAAAAAGGAACATAAAATTCagaagaaaaatgcaaagcaaaaaCGATGGCTAGTAAATGGATCATGCgtcgaaaatagaaaatagtaagacacgacattacccctagctatcttagacaaaacccCACCGGACTAGGCTCACAAAGGTACAAAGTAACgtaagactcaactacctcctaccctacaaccgtaatactcgacctccataacttcctatcaagtgtcatatcctcggaaatctgaagcctcgccatatcctgcctgatcacctctccccaatacttcttaggcctccctctacctcttctcgtgccttcCATAACCAGCCGCTCACACATCCTTACTGGAGCATCTGTGCTTCTCCTCTGTACATGCCCGAACTATCTGAGCCTCGCGCATcctgtcatcaatgggagccacgtgcaccttctcccgaatatcatcatatcttatccatcctagtgtgcccacacatccacctcaacatcctcatttctgctactttcatcttttggatatgtgagtttttaacaggccaacactcagtTACATCATGGCTGATCTAACCACCgatttatagaacttacctttgagtatcgttggcactctcttgtcacacaagactccagatgctaacctctaCTTCATCCATCCTTCCCCAATACAGtgcgtgacatcctcgtcgatctcccctcccccgtggataaccgaaccaaggtacttgaagctgcctctacttgggataacctgtgactcaagcctcacatccacgtccACTTTCCCCGGCCCAGCGCTGAACTTACTCTCTAGGTATTTCGTCTTCGTTCTGCTTAGCTTGAAATTCTTAGACTCAAGAGTCTGTCTCCAAACTTTCAATCTCTCGTTAACACCGACTCGTGACTCAttaatcagaactatgtcatcagcgaatagcatgcaccCTGACACTTCCCCTTAAATATGGTTTGTTATCGCATCCATCACCAGGACGAATAAGAACGGACTAAGCGCagagccttggtgtaaccccatttcaACCGGAAAGggctcagagtccccttctactgtCGAAACCcaagtcttagccccatcatacatatccttaattgCCATAACATAAGGAACCGACATACCttttgcctccaagcatctcTAGAGAACTTCTTTAGGAACCTTgccatacgctttctctaggtcaataaacacaatgtgcagatccttctttctctctctgtatagttccaccaacctcctaacaaggtgtatagcttatgtggtggaacgacccggcatgaacccgaactggttgtcaaatacagacactgtcatcctcactctcgcttcaaccaccctcttccatactttcatggtatgactcagtaatttgatacccctataaatgttacaactctggatatcacattttttcttatata includes the following:
- the LOC107777034 gene encoding uncharacterized protein LOC107777034, whose protein sequence is MYLDICFRVSENIEDPHLDNFFVESECGLPVKEHALVHKTMFTSLYIVFDPGGVNNSLCATSKQLLFRLMKDLTTENYDTTQQYMKTQAVVDALAIVLQEWKVFELRNGYKVKLRAIQGIGYTFSGVIEVVELVACHRLHHGLGDALIYGILLNKYGFVGQVITEHNLIMQQSSNLDRKDHGYSWLIAGAMKIFSGERTSKTVYQFFKADNSSFNGCAHVKELGQELTVIGLAMHTDTKVEFVNISSMASSGVNNRAIIIVGKGNIVLVSDENGTSKTGTTTTFMLMRYLAYFGGHRTIEMRAVEQVLESYPVLDALGSTKIVINTKSNHQSEFMEIQFVRNGRTIDVAPKDEIKRCNLGHPESFHHLNHLKFYELLAVRVAQNTFETRMAMNIIGISKKEQEAILRVMALVFHLAARGTHSCLVELAIMILVLLCSNLEDKVLIEVGSIVMNRPQPNMDTNKDDTQIDIGPRRSNWARPSPLLIWDPC